One Streptomyces mobaraensis NBRC 13819 = DSM 40847 DNA segment encodes these proteins:
- a CDS encoding ABC transporter ATP-binding protein, translating into MSPTAVPTTPRTGAVVARATGLSKVYGAGETRVTALDAVDVAFRRGEFTAIMGPSGSGKSTLMHCMAGLDTVSSGSVRIGDTELSALGDRQLTRLRRDKVGFVFQAFNLLPTLTALENITLPMDIAGRRPDPEWLQEIVNALGLSGRLAHRPNQLSGGQQQRVAVARALTSRPEIVFADEPTGNLDSRAGAELLGFLGESVRALDQTVVMVTHDPVAASYADRVLFLADGRIVDEMPRPTASAVLDRMKAFEAHGRTS; encoded by the coding sequence CTGTCGTGGCCCGCGCCACCGGCCTGAGCAAGGTGTACGGCGCCGGGGAGACCCGGGTGACCGCCCTGGACGCGGTCGACGTCGCGTTCCGCCGCGGCGAGTTCACCGCGATCATGGGCCCCTCGGGTTCGGGCAAGTCGACGCTGATGCACTGCATGGCCGGCCTGGACACCGTCTCCTCCGGATCCGTCCGGATCGGCGACACGGAGCTGTCCGCACTCGGCGACCGGCAGCTCACCCGGCTGCGCAGGGACAAGGTGGGCTTCGTCTTCCAGGCGTTCAACCTGCTGCCGACCCTGACCGCGCTGGAGAACATCACCCTGCCGATGGACATCGCGGGCCGGCGGCCCGACCCCGAGTGGCTCCAGGAGATCGTCAACGCCCTGGGGCTGTCGGGACGGCTCGCGCACCGGCCGAACCAGCTCTCCGGCGGGCAGCAGCAGCGCGTCGCCGTGGCCCGCGCGCTCACCTCCCGCCCCGAGATCGTCTTCGCCGACGAGCCCACCGGCAACCTGGACTCCCGCGCCGGCGCCGAACTCCTCGGCTTCCTCGGGGAGTCGGTGCGCGCCCTGGACCAGACGGTGGTCATGGTCACCCACGACCCGGTGGCGGCCTCGTACGCGGACCGGGTGCTGTTCCTCGCCGACGGGCGGATCGTCGACGAGATGCCGCGCCCGACCGCCTCGGCGGTGCTGGACCGGATGAAGGCGTTCGAGGCGCACGGCCGCACGAGCTGA
- a CDS encoding ABC transporter permease, producing MFRTALRNLLAHRTRLLMTALAVLLGTAFVSGTLVFSDSVNKAYRDRTSRSLDDVAVSVTSTGGGPGAPGLDARTADRIRALPGVASVRPSVTGTVVVADRHSESAGSDWGSTGANYVPGADGKDRRYPLVEGRGPAAAGEVALDTRTAGKTGARIGGTVRLAVDGPVLTKKLVGTVRTDDPRVGAGGSLALFDTATAQKLLGTKGRFDELVVTAAPRADRNALTARVRTVLPDGAQARSGTELAAEQSKAIDEQTGTIRKTFLVFAAVSLFVGIFIVANTFTMLIAQRTREIALLRAVGASRRQVVRSVLIEAGLLGLIASAAGFLLGLGVAVGMRSLLDANGAELPDGPLVVTPTSALAALGVGFLVTVLSAWLPSRKAARIAPVEALAAVDAPAGARSLVVRNTIGAVLTGAGVATMLYVSTLRNARDLTVPMAGSVLTLTGVIVLAPLLSRPVVHLFGRLAERVSGVSGRLARRNALRNPRRTAATASALMIGLTLITGLTVTAVSADRGVDRMGDQDLTADYRVDGAGGRGLDPATARALAKLPGVAAAVPLRVTGFDSAGDPAGIRGTDVAAVGKVTDLKVLKGSLSDVHGDRVAVSEDYARKRHLTVGSSLPMTFYDGKRGTARVVAVHSENDVLSDVLAAPSFVDPHLDRVRDQSVLVKAAPGKTDGLRARIREALGGNPAVKVASRDELRRSAAGDIDDVLYLMYGLLGVAVVIAVIGVVNTLAMSVFERTREIGMLRAIGLSRSGVKAMVRLESVMIAMFGAVLGVGLGLFLAWSGGHLLRTSFPQYEMVVPWERIGVFLLLALAVGILAAAWPARRAARLNTLEAIGAQ from the coding sequence GTGTTCCGTACCGCTCTGCGCAACCTCCTGGCGCACCGGACCCGCCTGCTGATGACCGCCCTCGCGGTCCTCCTCGGCACCGCCTTCGTCTCCGGCACGCTCGTCTTCAGCGACTCCGTGAACAAGGCGTACCGCGACCGGACGTCCCGCAGCCTCGACGACGTCGCCGTCTCCGTGACGTCGACGGGCGGCGGCCCCGGCGCCCCCGGCCTCGACGCCCGGACCGCCGACCGGATCCGCGCGCTCCCCGGCGTCGCCTCCGTACGCCCCTCCGTCACCGGCACCGTCGTCGTCGCCGACCGCCACAGCGAGTCCGCGGGCAGCGACTGGGGCAGTACCGGCGCCAACTACGTGCCCGGCGCGGACGGCAAGGACCGCCGCTACCCGCTCGTCGAGGGCCGCGGCCCGGCCGCCGCCGGGGAGGTCGCGCTCGACACCAGGACGGCAGGGAAGACCGGCGCGCGGATCGGCGGGACGGTACGGCTGGCCGTGGACGGGCCGGTGCTGACCAAGAAGCTCGTCGGCACGGTGCGGACGGACGACCCCCGGGTCGGCGCCGGCGGCAGCCTGGCCCTGTTCGACACGGCCACCGCCCAGAAACTCCTCGGTACCAAGGGCCGGTTCGACGAGCTGGTCGTCACCGCCGCCCCCCGCGCCGACCGGAACGCGCTGACCGCCCGCGTCCGCACCGTCCTGCCCGACGGTGCGCAGGCCAGGAGCGGCACCGAGCTGGCGGCCGAGCAGTCCAAGGCCATCGACGAGCAGACCGGCACGATCCGCAAGACGTTCCTGGTCTTCGCCGCGGTCTCGCTCTTCGTGGGCATCTTCATCGTCGCCAACACCTTCACCATGCTCATCGCCCAACGCACCCGTGAGATCGCGCTGTTGCGGGCGGTCGGCGCGTCGCGACGCCAGGTCGTGCGCTCGGTGCTGATCGAGGCCGGGCTGCTGGGCCTGATCGCGTCGGCGGCCGGGTTCCTGCTGGGCCTCGGGGTCGCGGTCGGCATGCGGTCGCTGCTCGACGCCAACGGCGCGGAACTCCCGGACGGGCCGCTGGTCGTCACGCCCACGTCCGCGCTGGCCGCCCTCGGCGTCGGCTTCCTGGTCACCGTCCTGTCCGCGTGGCTGCCGTCCCGCAAGGCGGCGCGTATCGCACCGGTGGAGGCGCTCGCCGCCGTGGACGCGCCTGCGGGCGCCCGGAGCCTCGTCGTGCGCAACACCATCGGCGCCGTCCTCACCGGCGCGGGCGTCGCGACCATGCTCTACGTCAGCACCCTCAGGAACGCCCGCGACCTCACCGTCCCCATGGCGGGTTCGGTGCTCACCCTCACCGGCGTGATCGTGCTGGCCCCGCTGCTGTCCCGGCCGGTCGTCCACCTCTTCGGGCGGCTCGCCGAGCGCGTCTCCGGGGTGAGCGGCCGACTGGCCCGGCGGAACGCGCTGCGCAACCCGCGGCGCACCGCCGCCACCGCCTCGGCGCTGATGATCGGCCTGACGCTGATCACCGGCCTGACCGTGACGGCGGTCTCCGCCGACCGGGGCGTCGACCGGATGGGCGACCAGGACCTGACGGCCGACTACCGGGTGGACGGCGCGGGCGGCCGGGGCCTGGACCCCGCCACCGCGCGGGCGCTGGCGAAGCTGCCGGGCGTCGCCGCGGCGGTGCCGCTCCGCGTCACCGGCTTCGACTCCGCGGGCGATCCGGCGGGCATCCGGGGGACGGACGTGGCCGCGGTCGGGAAGGTCACCGACCTGAAGGTCCTCAAGGGCTCCCTGTCCGACGTGCACGGCGACCGCGTGGCCGTCAGCGAGGATTACGCTCGCAAACGACACCTGACGGTCGGCTCGTCGCTGCCCATGACGTTCTACGACGGGAAGCGCGGCACCGCCCGCGTCGTCGCCGTCCACTCGGAGAACGACGTACTGAGCGACGTCCTCGCCGCCCCCTCCTTCGTCGATCCGCACCTGGACCGGGTGCGCGACCAGTCGGTGCTGGTCAAGGCCGCGCCCGGGAAGACCGACGGGCTGCGCGCGCGGATCAGGGAGGCCCTGGGCGGCAACCCGGCCGTCAAGGTCGCGAGCCGCGACGAACTGCGCCGCTCCGCCGCCGGCGACATCGACGACGTGCTGTACCTGATGTACGGGCTGCTGGGCGTGGCCGTCGTGATCGCGGTGATCGGCGTGGTCAACACCCTCGCCATGTCGGTCTTCGAGCGGACCCGGGAGATCGGGATGCTCCGGGCGATCGGCCTGTCCCGCTCGGGCGTCAAGGCGATGGTGCGGCTGGAGTCCGTGATGATCGCGATGTTCGGCGCGGTGCTCGGGGTGGGGCTGGGCCTCTTCCTCGCCTGGTCGGGCGGGCATCTGCTGCGGACCTCGTTCCCGCAGTACGAGATGGTCGTGCCGTGGGAGCGGATCGGGGTGTTCCTGCTGCTGGCGCTGGCCGTCGGGATCCTGGCGGCGGCGTGGCCGGCCCGGCGGGCGGCGCGGCTGAACACGCTGGAGGCGATCGGGGCGCAGTGA